The following proteins are co-located in the Paenibacillus sp. JNUCC32 genome:
- a CDS encoding MarR family winged helix-turn-helix transcriptional regulator encodes MNDKARQWIDRYVDVYLLVSRRINAQIREQLGEDLTSDQFQVVRLINGMDRCTSSYLAEALAVGKSSVTAIVNRLVDAGIIDRTRDEADRRLVYLTLTEYGHTIFESAQEQMREIISPYLQHFEEKDIEMFISMFEKLGQLMFESGGRKN; translated from the coding sequence TTGAACGACAAAGCAAGGCAGTGGATCGACCGGTATGTCGATGTCTACCTGCTGGTATCGCGGCGGATCAATGCCCAGATTCGAGAGCAGCTCGGCGAAGACCTGACCAGCGACCAGTTTCAGGTGGTACGCTTGATCAACGGCATGGATCGCTGTACCTCATCCTATCTGGCGGAAGCGCTCGCGGTCGGCAAAAGCTCGGTCACGGCCATCGTAAACCGTCTCGTGGATGCCGGCATTATCGACAGAACCCGGGACGAAGCGGATCGCAGGCTGGTGTATCTGACTTTAACGGAGTACGGACATACGATTTTTGAATCGGCCCAGGAGCAGATGAGGGAGATCATCTCCCCTTACCTGCAGCATTTTGAAGAAAAAGATATCGAAATGTTTATCTCCATGTTCGAGAAACTGGGGCAATTGATGTTTGAATCAGGGGGGAGAAAGAATTGA
- a CDS encoding oxalate decarboxylase family bicupin, with product MMEDQNQKREHAGRIPQPIRSDGAGGPDYGPRDVMRDIENPDMLVPPVTDAGLMPNLKMSFSDTHMQLNHGGWSREITVRDLPIATTLAGVNMSLTPGGVRELHWHQQAEWSYMIWGSARITAMDASGRNFIADVGPGDLWYFPAGLPHSIQGLEEGCEFLLVFDDGHFSDLNTLSISDWFAHTPKDVLSANFGVPEDAFAHIPKEQVYIFQDQVPGSLANQEVQSPYGTVPLSFKHRLLAQEPIITPGGSVRIVDSRNFPISKTVAAALVEIKPGAMRELHWHPNQDEWQYYLTGQGRMTVFAGNGAARTFDYRAGDVGYVPFAFGHYIQNTGTESLWFLEMFRSDRFEDISLNQWMALTPRDLVRDNLNVGNEVTDALRKEKWPVVKYPGFSYYPR from the coding sequence ATGATGGAGGATCAGAACCAGAAACGAGAACATGCTGGCCGTATACCCCAGCCGATTCGCAGCGACGGTGCAGGCGGGCCGGACTATGGTCCGCGGGATGTGATGAGGGATATCGAGAATCCCGACATGCTTGTACCTCCGGTCACGGATGCAGGCTTGATGCCGAATCTGAAAATGTCGTTCTCCGACACGCATATGCAGCTGAATCATGGCGGCTGGTCGCGGGAAATTACGGTACGGGACCTGCCGATTGCGACCACGCTGGCCGGCGTGAACATGAGCCTGACGCCCGGCGGGGTTCGGGAGCTGCATTGGCATCAGCAGGCGGAGTGGTCCTATATGATATGGGGCAGCGCCAGGATTACGGCCATGGATGCAAGCGGCAGGAATTTTATCGCGGATGTGGGACCTGGCGATCTTTGGTATTTTCCGGCCGGCCTCCCCCACTCGATCCAAGGACTCGAGGAAGGCTGTGAATTTCTGCTGGTCTTTGACGACGGCCACTTCTCGGACCTGAACACCTTATCGATCTCCGACTGGTTTGCCCACACGCCTAAGGACGTGTTGTCCGCCAACTTCGGCGTCCCGGAGGATGCGTTTGCCCATATTCCGAAGGAGCAGGTTTATATATTTCAAGACCAGGTACCGGGTTCGCTTGCCAACCAGGAGGTGCAGTCTCCCTACGGAACGGTGCCGCTCAGCTTCAAGCACCGGCTGTTGGCGCAAGAACCGATCATAACCCCTGGCGGAAGCGTAAGAATCGTGGATTCCCGCAATTTTCCGATCTCCAAAACCGTTGCTGCCGCGTTAGTCGAGATCAAACCTGGCGCCATGAGAGAGCTCCATTGGCATCCGAATCAGGACGAATGGCAGTATTACTTGACCGGGCAGGGACGAATGACCGTATTTGCCGGCAATGGAGCGGCTCGGACCTTCGATTACAGAGCCGGCGACGTCGGTTACGTGCCTTTTGCCTTCGGTCACTACATACAGAACACGGGGACGGAATCCTTATGGTTTCTGGAAATGTTCAGAAGCGACCGGTTCGAGGATATATCCTTGAATCAATGGATGGCCTTGACCCCACGGGACCTGGTCCGGGATAACCTGAACGTCGGAAACGAAGTCACCGACGCTTTGCGCAAGGAGAAGTGGCCCGTCGTAAAGTATCCGGGATTTTCGTATTATCCGCGATAA
- a CDS encoding HXXEE domain-containing protein, with translation MLSFMPDWNFVMLLWLLPVVFFIHDGEEIATMEWWLRKNKNSPWITKFSPVSIPWDKNITLQFSFAVLLIGFVLTCVTFLTAYTFHIGSPFNALFAGFVTVFLLDGVKHVGASIALKAYTPGVITAAVLEIPYGIYALNRLLSTGIVDATAFAMGTLISLPLILFLVWFGLTLGKRIAPHRINT, from the coding sequence ATGCTGTCATTCATGCCGGATTGGAATTTCGTCATGTTGTTGTGGCTGCTGCCGGTTGTATTTTTCATTCACGACGGAGAAGAGATTGCCACGATGGAATGGTGGCTCAGGAAGAACAAGAACAGCCCCTGGATCACGAAATTTTCGCCAGTATCCATTCCGTGGGATAAGAACATCACCCTGCAATTCTCCTTTGCCGTACTGCTGATTGGCTTCGTTCTCACCTGCGTAACGTTTCTAACGGCGTATACCTTCCATATCGGCAGCCCGTTTAACGCCCTGTTCGCGGGCTTCGTTACGGTGTTCCTGCTGGACGGCGTGAAACATGTGGGGGCCTCAATCGCGCTGAAGGCATACACCCCTGGCGTCATTACAGCTGCGGTCCTTGAAATTCCATACGGAATTTATGCGCTCAACCGCCTGCTGTCCACTGGAATCGTGGATGCCACGGCATTCGCGATGGGAACCCTGATCTCCCTGCCTCTCATTCTGTTTCTGGTCTGGTTTGGTTTAACGCTTGGGAAACGAATCGCGCCGCACCGCATAAATACGTAG
- a CDS encoding TetR/AcrR family transcriptional regulator — protein sequence MPTTTRRNAKKERILNAALKLFSQQGFHATTTKEIAAESGVAEGLIFYHFGDKRKLLLFLVNNFSFAAQLQEDAGELSKLPADEALFQYGIAYLQFLRTNMDYLMLIWSPELMKDAEVSKEVLRLIGGLGTAGSSMLEQAAGSSRQPEHTVQVAMMMMTSSILVYGMLHSRFGEEALPLGDESYIRELVRLLLHGMNEEPGS from the coding sequence ATGCCTACAACAACCCGTCGAAATGCCAAGAAGGAACGGATATTGAACGCCGCTCTGAAGCTGTTCTCCCAGCAGGGATTCCATGCAACGACAACCAAAGAGATTGCGGCCGAAAGCGGCGTGGCCGAAGGGCTGATCTTCTACCACTTTGGAGATAAACGGAAGCTGCTGCTCTTTCTTGTGAACAATTTTTCCTTTGCTGCGCAGCTTCAAGAGGATGCAGGTGAATTGTCGAAGCTTCCTGCGGACGAGGCCCTGTTTCAATACGGCATCGCATATCTCCAGTTCCTCAGGACGAACATGGATTATCTGATGCTCATCTGGTCACCTGAACTCATGAAGGATGCCGAGGTATCAAAAGAGGTTTTGCGGCTGATCGGTGGTCTTGGGACAGCAGGCAGCAGCATGCTCGAACAGGCGGCGGGATCGAGTCGTCAACCGGAACACACGGTTCAGGTTGCCATGATGATGATGACCTCGTCCATCCTGGTCTATGGTATGCTCCATTCCCGTTTCGGAGAGGAAGCGCTCCCGCTCGGGGACGAATCCTATATTCGCGAGCTCGTCCGGCTGCTGCTGCATGGGATGAACGAAGAACCCGGATCATGA
- a CDS encoding LysR family transcriptional regulator has protein sequence MEMLQLKYFVTVARLEHMTKAAEELHIAQPALSKTISRLEENLGVPLFERQGRQIRLNPYGRAFLAKATAALQLLEEGRREVEDLAGLEHGRIHLALSNMEQLREPLRLFLREHPKVNFHIIQSSMEDMVQTIEHNEVDFFLTSMPVRHPDIRSLPLHVEEVFLAVPPTHRLAGNNRIRLSEAAGESFVGYKEGHPYQKMNNEFCKQAGFHPKVVCEVEDPGTIADLVRSGFGVALIGECRSSEELKLTKLSIQEPLARRVFQIAWLESRYLSKAAISFRDYLVEYYADHGKRDITTS, from the coding sequence ATGGAAATGTTGCAGCTGAAGTATTTTGTTACCGTAGCAAGGCTTGAACATATGACCAAAGCCGCAGAGGAGCTCCATATTGCTCAGCCGGCGCTCAGCAAGACGATCTCCAGACTCGAAGAGAATCTCGGGGTTCCGTTATTTGAACGCCAAGGCAGGCAAATCCGCCTCAATCCGTACGGCAGAGCATTTTTGGCGAAAGCCACCGCTGCCCTGCAGCTGCTGGAAGAGGGACGGCGGGAAGTGGAAGATCTTGCGGGGCTGGAGCATGGGCGCATTCATTTGGCCTTGTCCAACATGGAGCAGCTCCGCGAGCCTTTACGCTTGTTTCTGCGCGAACATCCGAAGGTCAACTTTCATATTATCCAGTCCTCGATGGAGGATATGGTTCAGACGATTGAGCATAACGAAGTGGACTTCTTTCTGACCTCCATGCCCGTTCGGCATCCGGATATACGCAGCTTGCCATTGCACGTGGAAGAGGTGTTCTTGGCAGTCCCCCCCACCCACCGCTTAGCCGGAAACAATCGCATCCGCTTAAGCGAGGCTGCCGGAGAATCCTTTGTGGGTTATAAAGAGGGCCATCCGTATCAGAAGATGAATAACGAGTTTTGCAAACAAGCCGGTTTTCACCCGAAGGTCGTCTGCGAGGTGGAAGACCCCGGGACCATCGCCGATCTGGTCCGTTCGGGGTTTGGCGTGGCTTTAATCGGGGAATGCAGAAGCAGCGAGGAATTAAAGCTGACGAAGCTCAGCATTCAAGAACCTCTCGCACGCCGGGTATTCCAAATCGCATGGCTGGAATCCAGATACTTGTCCAAGGCCGCGATTTCCTTCCGCGATTACCTCGTCGAATATTACGCGGATCACGGTAAGAGAGACATAACCACGTCGTAA
- a CDS encoding NADP-dependent oxidoreductase, with translation MRAAAFSTIGPPEVLRILDFEDPHAGNGQIRVNVKAAGVQPADCGIRGSGWAPPGVTLRMPQILGNEFAGTVDQVGEGVTDFEVGDGVIGWSLLACYAEYVVVSADQVVRKPDSMPWEEAGALTASGQTAHTALGMLGVGHKDTVLIHAAAGGVGSFAVQIARARGARVIGTASERNHDYLRSLGAVPVVYGPGLVDRVKACAPEGVTAALDAAGEEALRASVALVGDRSRIGTIVAFDLVEELGVRPIRSQRSKDRLAELVQMYEQGKVKIHVSQTFSLSEAAEAHRAVESGHVRGKVVLRIDQP, from the coding sequence ATGAGAGCCGCTGCGTTCAGTACGATTGGACCGCCGGAAGTTTTGCGCATTTTGGACTTCGAAGATCCTCATGCCGGCAACGGCCAGATCAGGGTTAACGTCAAGGCGGCAGGCGTGCAGCCGGCCGACTGCGGAATCAGGGGAAGCGGCTGGGCGCCGCCCGGGGTGACATTGCGGATGCCGCAAATCCTCGGCAACGAATTCGCCGGAACGGTTGATCAGGTAGGAGAGGGAGTGACGGACTTTGAAGTCGGGGATGGCGTCATTGGCTGGTCACTACTTGCCTGCTACGCTGAATATGTCGTGGTCAGCGCAGACCAAGTTGTACGGAAACCCGATTCGATGCCATGGGAGGAAGCGGGTGCCTTGACCGCATCGGGGCAAACCGCCCATACGGCACTTGGGATGCTAGGGGTTGGCCATAAGGATACGGTTTTGATTCATGCGGCAGCGGGGGGAGTCGGCTCTTTTGCCGTCCAGATCGCACGAGCCCGGGGAGCGCGGGTCATCGGTACCGCAAGCGAGCGAAATCATGATTATCTTCGTTCGCTGGGCGCCGTTCCCGTTGTTTATGGACCAGGCCTTGTAGACCGGGTCAAGGCTTGCGCCCCCGAGGGAGTGACAGCCGCGCTGGATGCCGCCGGCGAAGAAGCGCTGCGGGCCTCGGTGGCGCTTGTCGGCGACCGGAGCCGCATCGGAACGATCGTGGCTTTCGATCTGGTAGAAGAATTGGGGGTGCGTCCGATCCGCAGCCAGCGATCCAAGGATCGATTAGCGGAACTGGTCCAAATGTATGAACAAGGGAAGGTGAAAATCCATGTGTCGCAGACGTTCTCGCTGAGCGAAGCTGCTGAGGCGCATCGTGCCGTGGAATCCGGTCATGTCCGGGGAAAGGTCGTGCTGCGGATAGACCAGCCATGA
- a CDS encoding DUF4097 family beta strand repeat-containing protein, with the protein MEDLKRKQSMLAVKISSLLIFAVLVGCDAAQNADEAVNRELDKLAQIGNLAGESAIAISDQVKREGKEFEWTTAQEAGTAEGLVIDHAVGNIELIAVPGSEVNVKTTVWFNESFFKNDNIRTRVTEQAATSLALQDGMLELRTHPRDDSGISLWDWSQKQFGDSGFMIDYVIEVPEALQNIRIKNDVGKVRVNELKGAFELQLGAGEVQLNQTEITGSSRIVSEAGSIKLDIGQIDPDGSLTANTSAGSITAAFAPSMKYTLNTETELGQITGASRGQSDVNGGGAKISLTTSVGSIKVNP; encoded by the coding sequence GTGGAGGATTTGAAGAGAAAACAGAGCATGCTGGCCGTGAAAATTTCGTCGCTGTTGATATTTGCCGTGCTGGTCGGATGCGATGCTGCCCAAAATGCCGATGAAGCCGTAAACCGGGAGCTTGATAAATTAGCGCAAATCGGGAACCTAGCCGGCGAATCGGCGATAGCCATCAGCGATCAAGTAAAACGGGAAGGGAAGGAGTTCGAATGGACGACGGCTCAGGAAGCCGGCACGGCCGAGGGACTGGTCATCGACCATGCCGTAGGCAATATCGAGCTTATCGCGGTACCCGGTAGCGAGGTCAACGTGAAAACAACCGTGTGGTTCAACGAAAGTTTTTTCAAGAACGATAACATTCGCACCCGGGTGACGGAGCAGGCCGCTACCTCCTTGGCGCTCCAGGATGGCATGCTGGAATTAAGGACGCATCCTAGAGACGACTCCGGCATTAGCCTGTGGGACTGGTCGCAGAAGCAGTTCGGCGATTCCGGATTCATGATCGATTATGTGATCGAGGTACCGGAAGCCCTGCAGAATATCCGTATCAAGAATGATGTCGGGAAGGTAAGGGTGAACGAGCTGAAGGGGGCTTTCGAGCTGCAGCTGGGAGCCGGGGAAGTTCAACTCAACCAAACGGAAATCACGGGCAGCTCCAGGATCGTATCCGAAGCGGGCAGCATCAAGCTGGATATTGGGCAGATCGACCCGGACGGCTCGCTGACGGCCAACACATCGGCAGGCAGCATCACCGCTGCGTTCGCGCCGTCCATGAAATATACGCTGAATACCGAAACCGAGCTTGGACAGATTACAGGAGCAAGCCGGGGACAGAGCGACGTCAACGGCGGCGGAGCGAAAATATCCCTGACGACCTCGGTCGGTTCCATCAAGGTTAATCCATAA
- a CDS encoding MerR family transcriptional regulator, which produces MGIRPIDIAKKLGITTSALKHYEKWGIVPPAERAPNGYRLYTEEHAAYFECIRAMFPGFGVDVTKQVMKKLQERELDDALWIVSEVQARLQQDKILAERTIRILETEQLDAVDARGRKKELTIGEVAAEIGVPSSAIRHWEKEGVLILPRDQVNGYRKFDGAQIRQIMIIRILRSANYPLEVIKDVLHELEHHQVHNARRVLKDTLVYLNHLNHNQIRGVHYLYQLCQVLKLM; this is translated from the coding sequence ATGGGCATCCGACCGATTGATATCGCCAAGAAACTCGGGATTACCACAAGTGCGCTCAAGCACTATGAGAAATGGGGAATTGTCCCTCCTGCCGAGCGTGCGCCGAACGGCTACCGGTTATATACCGAGGAGCATGCCGCTTATTTCGAGTGCATCCGCGCCATGTTTCCCGGTTTCGGCGTAGACGTGACGAAGCAAGTCATGAAGAAGCTGCAGGAAAGGGAGCTGGATGATGCGCTCTGGATCGTAAGCGAGGTGCAAGCCCGCCTCCAGCAGGATAAAATCCTTGCGGAGCGGACCATCCGCATTCTGGAAACGGAGCAGCTTGACGCAGTCGATGCCCGAGGCCGCAAGAAAGAGCTGACCATCGGGGAGGTTGCGGCCGAGATCGGCGTTCCCTCCTCGGCCATCCGCCATTGGGAGAAGGAAGGCGTCCTTATTCTGCCGCGGGATCAGGTTAACGGCTACCGGAAATTCGATGGTGCCCAAATCCGGCAGATTATGATCATTCGGATTCTCCGCTCAGCCAATTACCCGCTTGAAGTCATCAAGGACGTCCTGCATGAGCTCGAGCATCATCAGGTTCATAACGCCAGACGGGTGCTCAAGGACACGCTGGTGTACCTCAATCACCTCAATCATAACCAGATACGCGGCGTGCACTACTTATATCAATTGTGCCAAGTATTGAAGTTAATGTAA
- a CDS encoding alpha/beta fold hydrolase, whose product MEHKIQYHTAKINGLDIFYREAGAPGSPVVLLLHGFPTSSHMYRQLIPSLADRYHVIAPDYPGFGYSSAPDHDQFRYSFDHFSQLIEELLAQLNIQTFYMYLMDYGAPVGFRIASRHPERIRGLIIQNGNAYDEGLEEFWNPIKAYWEDPANPDKREALRWLTSIEATKWQYTHGLDDASLISPDTYTLDQALLDRPGNQEIQLDLFLDYGSNPPLYPAWQQYFRNAQPPTLIVWGQGDHIFPENGAHPYQRDLPHAELHLLKGAGHFALESHGPEIVQYIRAFLERQ is encoded by the coding sequence ATGGAACATAAAATCCAGTATCATACGGCTAAAATCAACGGTTTGGACATTTTTTACCGTGAAGCAGGAGCTCCCGGCTCGCCTGTCGTATTACTGCTGCATGGTTTCCCGACTTCCAGCCATATGTATCGTCAATTGATTCCGTCCCTTGCCGATCGGTATCATGTGATCGCACCTGATTATCCGGGATTTGGTTACAGCAGCGCGCCAGACCATGATCAGTTCCGGTACAGCTTTGACCATTTCAGTCAGCTCATCGAAGAATTGCTGGCACAATTAAATATCCAGACCTTCTATATGTACTTGATGGACTATGGTGCACCCGTCGGGTTCCGGATCGCGTCGCGACATCCCGAGCGGATCCGAGGCCTGATCATTCAGAACGGGAACGCCTACGATGAGGGACTCGAAGAATTCTGGAATCCCATTAAAGCTTACTGGGAAGATCCGGCAAACCCGGATAAACGCGAGGCTCTGCGCTGGCTTACCAGCATCGAGGCAACGAAGTGGCAGTATACGCATGGTCTCGATGACGCCTCCCTCATCAGCCCGGACACCTATACCTTGGATCAAGCGCTGCTCGACCGTCCCGGCAATCAGGAAATTCAACTGGATTTGTTCCTGGATTACGGATCGAATCCTCCCTTGTATCCGGCTTGGCAGCAATATTTCCGCAATGCTCAGCCGCCAACCCTGATTGTGTGGGGGCAAGGCGACCACATCTTCCCTGAGAACGGAGCCCATCCGTATCAGCGTGATTTGCCTCATGCCGAGCTGCATCTTCTAAAGGGTGCCGGTCATTTTGCATTGGAATCCCATGGACCGGAAATCGTTCAATACATTCGGGCATTTTTGGAACGGCAATGA
- a CDS encoding CGNR zinc finger domain-containing protein has product MPKKIAPEFYFIGNHPVLDFVNTKIAVNAQPLDLLDTFDSLMDWMVKANLLSEAERNLRKAVYNGNEEEARIVESARLLRDHIFHLIQPGSANESSTEASLQFINGLLKEQIMRTVLVAEGSAYSRKSRMLFRKPLDLLSPIAASAVDFLTTHDLKLVKKCENPACVLRFYDNSKNGTRRWCSPKTCGNRMKVAAYLERQKQQTKES; this is encoded by the coding sequence ATGCCGAAAAAAATCGCACCCGAATTTTATTTTATTGGCAACCATCCCGTGCTGGATTTCGTGAATACCAAGATCGCTGTCAACGCTCAGCCGCTGGATTTGCTGGATACTTTCGATTCTTTAATGGATTGGATGGTGAAGGCGAACCTGCTGTCGGAGGCGGAACGCAACCTGCGCAAGGCGGTATATAACGGCAACGAGGAGGAAGCCCGGATCGTGGAGTCCGCCAGATTGCTCCGCGACCACATCTTTCACCTGATTCAGCCGGGCAGTGCGAACGAGAGTTCAACCGAAGCAAGCCTGCAGTTCATCAACGGGCTGCTGAAGGAGCAAATCATGCGCACCGTGCTCGTGGCCGAAGGCAGCGCGTACAGCCGCAAAAGCCGGATGCTTTTTCGGAAGCCGCTGGACCTGCTGAGCCCGATCGCCGCATCTGCCGTTGATTTTTTAACTACCCATGACTTGAAGCTGGTGAAAAAATGCGAAAATCCGGCGTGCGTGCTTCGCTTTTACGACAATAGCAAAAACGGCACAAGGCGCTGGTGCAGCCCCAAAACATGCGGAAACCGCATGAAGGTCGCTGCTTATCTGGAGCGTCAGAAACAACAAACGAAGGAATCTTAG
- the uvrA gene encoding excinuclease ABC subunit UvrA: MEGTIKIRGARENNLKNVSLEIPKYKLVVMTGPSGSGKSTLAMDTLQRECQRQYMESMGMVSDTVSKPKVDSIEGLSPSISVGQHITNRNPRSTIGTVTDIYTLLRILFAKLGERSCPSCGDKVIPSVDGEAYHGPSDEEEISDSHETVHCRRCGHGLDKLTMSHFSFNKPEGACETCSGLGQTVSLNMEAVFQLDLSLRDGGVAIWYSALTDYNISILKAAAKYYGFVFDEFMPLRDYGDVQRDLLYYGVESEPFSRHFPDVKPPKSVGQGKYEGVVTGIWRRYREKGSESGEASLFHEHVCPDCRGTKLKEDSRRVRIDGVSINEVNAWSIGEALNWMEALLKKLTADQLTIVEPLIYDSVVRLKRIMDVGLGYMSMERQVVTMSGGEAQRLRLASILGSGLTGVLYILDEPTTGLHPKDTRGLIQVLKQLRDLGNTVLVIEHDEEVMRAADHIIDIGPGAGTMGGTVVGQGTLEELIGNPESVTGSYFRDPTMLAAPSRRRTGNGSLLTIEDAHLRNLKHITTSFPLGCLISVTGVSGSGKSTLLFDLLAESGSDQSTPIGCKAITGWESVGQPIKVNQSPVSRMQRSNIATYTDVYTHIRNWYASLPEAKQNQLTAKHFSFNTQGGRCETCQGLGVVSVHMHFLPELEVRCPDCKGKRFKEEVLRVTFNGYTISDILDMTIEESLALLEVKPKIMELTRLLCDVGLGYLKWGQSVSTLSGGEGQRIKLAKELSKKTKNHTLYLLDEPSTGLHPGDVRQLLVLLNRLVDAGNTVILVEHNLDLIWNSDWIIDIGPGGGAAGGSLVATGTPEEVAAVEASFTGRFIKEIYM; this comes from the coding sequence ATGGAAGGAACGATTAAGATTCGCGGTGCCAGGGAGAACAATCTGAAAAATGTTTCGCTTGAGATTCCCAAATACAAACTGGTCGTCATGACAGGTCCGTCCGGCTCGGGCAAGTCCACGCTGGCCATGGATACGCTGCAGCGGGAATGTCAGCGGCAGTACATGGAATCCATGGGCATGGTGTCGGACACGGTCAGCAAGCCGAAGGTGGATTCGATTGAAGGGCTCTCCCCGTCGATCAGCGTGGGTCAGCACATTACGAACCGGAACCCGAGATCCACCATCGGAACGGTGACGGATATCTATACGCTGCTCCGGATTCTGTTTGCCAAGCTGGGGGAACGAAGCTGTCCTTCCTGCGGCGACAAGGTGATACCAAGTGTGGACGGAGAAGCCTATCACGGTCCTTCTGACGAGGAAGAAATCAGCGATTCCCACGAGACGGTTCATTGTAGGCGATGCGGTCATGGTCTCGACAAATTGACGATGTCGCATTTTTCCTTTAACAAGCCGGAAGGCGCATGCGAAACGTGCAGCGGACTCGGCCAAACGGTCAGCCTGAACATGGAAGCCGTGTTCCAGCTTGATTTGAGCCTAAGAGACGGCGGGGTGGCAATATGGTACAGCGCTCTTACCGATTATAACATCAGCATTCTGAAAGCAGCAGCCAAGTATTACGGGTTTGTGTTCGATGAGTTTATGCCGCTTCGGGATTATGGCGACGTTCAGCGCGATCTCCTGTATTATGGCGTGGAGAGTGAGCCGTTCAGCCGGCACTTTCCTGACGTGAAGCCGCCGAAGTCCGTAGGACAAGGCAAGTACGAGGGCGTAGTCACCGGAATATGGAGAAGGTACCGGGAGAAGGGGAGCGAGTCCGGGGAAGCGTCCCTGTTTCATGAGCATGTCTGCCCGGATTGCCGCGGAACGAAGCTGAAGGAGGACAGCCGCCGCGTCCGGATTGACGGCGTCTCCATTAACGAAGTTAACGCATGGTCGATCGGGGAAGCGCTGAATTGGATGGAGGCGCTGCTGAAGAAGCTGACGGCGGACCAATTAACGATCGTGGAACCGCTCATTTATGATTCCGTCGTGAGACTAAAGCGCATCATGGATGTCGGGCTAGGTTACATGTCGATGGAGAGGCAGGTCGTCACGATGTCGGGCGGGGAAGCTCAGAGGCTTCGGCTCGCATCGATTCTGGGCTCCGGCCTCACGGGCGTGCTGTACATTTTGGACGAACCGACGACGGGTCTGCATCCCAAAGATACCAGGGGACTTATCCAGGTTCTGAAGCAACTGAGGGATCTCGGCAACACGGTGCTTGTCATCGAGCATGACGAAGAAGTGATGCGGGCCGCCGATCATATCATTGATATCGGACCGGGTGCGGGAACGATGGGCGGCACGGTCGTCGGTCAAGGAACGCTGGAGGAATTGATAGGGAATCCCGAGTCCGTGACCGGATCGTATTTCCGGGATCCCACGATGCTGGCGGCTCCGAGTCGGCGGAGGACCGGAAACGGCAGCCTGCTGACGATCGAGGATGCACATCTGAGAAATCTGAAACATATTACGACCTCTTTCCCGCTAGGCTGTCTCATATCGGTGACAGGCGTATCGGGTTCTGGTAAATCCACGCTTTTATTTGATCTTCTGGCGGAATCCGGAAGCGATCAATCAACTCCAATCGGCTGCAAAGCCATCACGGGCTGGGAATCGGTGGGACAGCCGATCAAGGTTAACCAATCGCCGGTATCCCGAATGCAGCGCTCTAACATTGCTACCTATACGGATGTTTACACTCATATCAGAAACTGGTACGCCAGCTTGCCGGAAGCTAAACAGAATCAACTGACGGCCAAGCACTTCTCTTTTAATACGCAAGGCGGGCGCTGTGAGACATGCCAAGGCCTTGGCGTCGTGTCCGTGCATATGCACTTTCTGCCGGAGCTGGAAGTACGCTGCCCGGACTGCAAGGGCAAGCGCTTCAAGGAAGAGGTTCTCCGGGTGACTTTTAACGGTTACACCATTTCCGATATTCTGGATATGACGATTGAGGAAAGTCTTGCCCTGCTGGAAGTGAAGCCAAAGATCATGGAATTGACCCGGCTGCTCTGCGATGTCGGACTTGGATATTTGAAGTGGGGACAATCGGTGAGCACCCTGTCGGGCGGCGAGGGACAGCGGATCAAATTAGCAAAGGAACTGAGTAAAAAAACGAAAAACCACACGCTCTATTTGCTGGACGAACCCTCGACCGGACTTCACCCGGGCGATGTCCGGCAGCTTCTCGTCCTGTTAAACCGTTTGGTGGATGCGGGGAACACCGTGATTTTGGTTGAGCACAATCTGGACCTGATCTGGAATTCCGATTGGATCATCGATATCGGGCCTGGCGGGGGAGCAGCCGGCGGATCGCTGGTGGCGACAGGAACACCCGAAGAAGTGGCTGCAGTGGAAGCCTCGTTTACCGGCCGCTTTATCAAAGAAATCTATATGTGA